In the Macrobrachium rosenbergii isolate ZJJX-2024 chromosome 23, ASM4041242v1, whole genome shotgun sequence genome, one interval contains:
- the LOC136851499 gene encoding uncharacterized protein isoform X3: MPKLLMKTTIVRSKMPNIYTSQNCGNNRSYTFRPIKSPTISFEVKADANVNLCLSPNMGETPHQQFEIFLAGWGGGESALRRNKKDDVHKAKTPGIVSPNLFRGFWISLEPHAIKVGKKGEGAPFLMHSDPFVNFTFSFYGYCTSFGTTGQWIFNDDDIGLPQPFYPPVPPIPPTPPVVSPAVKWLQCTSLSMCPAPVQVANGHNLPYVAAAFHNGALLPGYVTVHQPNICNISWGGAAHQKMDFFLLSNPGGADFVWQSGSFGSAPNGALQGGYTETGERLYIGRFKQGGVYVGGKVHPSHSVCYAPFGGHEVRNSSYEVLCFKSVPLSLLGL; the protein is encoded by the exons ATGCCCA AACTACTGATGAAGACCACCATAGTCCGTTCCAAGATGCCAA ACATCTACACGAGCCAGAACTGCGGGAACAACCGCAGCTACACCTTCCGCCCGATCAAGAGTCCCACCATCTCCTTCGAGGTCAAGGCCGACGCCAATGTCAACCTCTGCCTCTCGCCCAACATGGGCGAGACGCCCCACCAGCAGTTCGAGATCTTCCTGgcagggtggggaggaggggagtcCGCCCTCCGCAGGAACAAGAAGGACGACGTCCACAAGGCGAAGACTCCTGGGATCGTCAGCCCGAACCTCTTCCGAGGATTCTGGATCTCGTTGGAGCCTCACGCCATAAAG GTTGGGAAAAAGGGGGAAGGCGCCCCCTTCCTGATGCACAGTGACCCCTTCGTGAACTTCACCTTCAGTTTTTATGGATACTGCACTTCCTTTGGGACCACAGGACAGTGGATTTTCAATG ATGATGACATCGGTTTGCCTCAACCGTTCTACCCCCCTGTTCCTCCCATCCCACCTACACCCCCTGTGGTCAGTCCAG CCGTGAAGTGGCTCCAGTGCACTTCTTTGTCCATGTGCCCCGCCCCTGTGCAGGTCGCCAACGGCCACAACCTGCCGTACGTGGCTGCAGCCTTCCACAACGGCGCCCTCCTGCCCGGCTATGTGACGGTACATCAGCCCAACATCTGCAACATCTCTTGGGGAGGTGCTGCCCACCAGAAGATGGACTTTTTC CTCTTGAGTAACCCTGGAGGAGCCGACTTCGTGTGGCAGTCAGGGTCCTTCGGCAGCGCCCCCAACGGAGCATTGCAAGGGGGTTACACTGAGACCGGAGAACGCCTCTACATCGGGAGATTCAAGCAAGGGGGCGTTTATGTCGGTGGCAAG GTCCACCCTAGCCACAGCGTTTGCTACGCCCCCTTCGGAGGACACGAAGTGAGGAACTCCTCTTACGAAGTTCTCTGCTTCAAGTCGGTTCCTCTGTCTCTGCTAGGGCTTTAG
- the LOC136851499 gene encoding uncharacterized protein isoform X4 — translation MPNIYTSQNCGNNRSYTFRPIKSPTISFEVKADANVNLCLSPNMGETPHQQFEIFLAGWGGGESALRRNKKDDVHKAKTPGIVSPNLFRGFWISLEPHAIKVGKKGEGAPFLMHSDPFVNFTFSFYGYCTSFGTTGQWIFNDDDIGLPQPFYPPVPPIPPTPPVVSPAVKWLQCTSLSMCPAPVQVANGHNLPYVAAAFHNGALLPGYVTVHQPNICNISWGGAAHQKMDFFLLSNPGGADFVWQSGSFGSAPNGALQGGYTETGERLYIGRFKQGGVYVGGKVHPSHSVCYAPFGGHEVRNSSYEVLCFKSVPLSLLGL, via the exons ATGCCCA ACATCTACACGAGCCAGAACTGCGGGAACAACCGCAGCTACACCTTCCGCCCGATCAAGAGTCCCACCATCTCCTTCGAGGTCAAGGCCGACGCCAATGTCAACCTCTGCCTCTCGCCCAACATGGGCGAGACGCCCCACCAGCAGTTCGAGATCTTCCTGgcagggtggggaggaggggagtcCGCCCTCCGCAGGAACAAGAAGGACGACGTCCACAAGGCGAAGACTCCTGGGATCGTCAGCCCGAACCTCTTCCGAGGATTCTGGATCTCGTTGGAGCCTCACGCCATAAAG GTTGGGAAAAAGGGGGAAGGCGCCCCCTTCCTGATGCACAGTGACCCCTTCGTGAACTTCACCTTCAGTTTTTATGGATACTGCACTTCCTTTGGGACCACAGGACAGTGGATTTTCAATG ATGATGACATCGGTTTGCCTCAACCGTTCTACCCCCCTGTTCCTCCCATCCCACCTACACCCCCTGTGGTCAGTCCAG CCGTGAAGTGGCTCCAGTGCACTTCTTTGTCCATGTGCCCCGCCCCTGTGCAGGTCGCCAACGGCCACAACCTGCCGTACGTGGCTGCAGCCTTCCACAACGGCGCCCTCCTGCCCGGCTATGTGACGGTACATCAGCCCAACATCTGCAACATCTCTTGGGGAGGTGCTGCCCACCAGAAGATGGACTTTTTC CTCTTGAGTAACCCTGGAGGAGCCGACTTCGTGTGGCAGTCAGGGTCCTTCGGCAGCGCCCCCAACGGAGCATTGCAAGGGGGTTACACTGAGACCGGAGAACGCCTCTACATCGGGAGATTCAAGCAAGGGGGCGTTTATGTCGGTGGCAAG GTCCACCCTAGCCACAGCGTTTGCTACGCCCCCTTCGGAGGACACGAAGTGAGGAACTCCTCTTACGAAGTTCTCTGCTTCAAGTCGGTTCCTCTGTCTCTGCTAGGGCTTTAG
- the LOC136851499 gene encoding uncharacterized protein isoform X2: MPNIYTSQNCGNNRSYTFRPIKSPTISFEVKADANVNLCLSPNMGETPHQQFEIFLAGWGGGESALRRNKKDDVHKAKTPGIVSPNLFRGFWISLEPHAIKVGKKGEGAPFLMHSDPFVNFTFSFYGYCTSFGTTGQWIFNDDDIGLPQPFYPPVPPIPPTPPVVSPAVKWLQCTSLSMCPAPVQVANGHNLPYVAAAFHNGALLPGYVTVHQPNICNISWGGAAHQKMDFFLLSNPGGADFVWQSGSFGSAPNGALQGGYTETGERLYIGRFKQGGVYVGGKVSIEKEDPRPHRRSRVKVHPSHSVCYAPFGGHEVRNSSYEVLCFKSVPLSLLGL; this comes from the exons ATGCCCA ACATCTACACGAGCCAGAACTGCGGGAACAACCGCAGCTACACCTTCCGCCCGATCAAGAGTCCCACCATCTCCTTCGAGGTCAAGGCCGACGCCAATGTCAACCTCTGCCTCTCGCCCAACATGGGCGAGACGCCCCACCAGCAGTTCGAGATCTTCCTGgcagggtggggaggaggggagtcCGCCCTCCGCAGGAACAAGAAGGACGACGTCCACAAGGCGAAGACTCCTGGGATCGTCAGCCCGAACCTCTTCCGAGGATTCTGGATCTCGTTGGAGCCTCACGCCATAAAG GTTGGGAAAAAGGGGGAAGGCGCCCCCTTCCTGATGCACAGTGACCCCTTCGTGAACTTCACCTTCAGTTTTTATGGATACTGCACTTCCTTTGGGACCACAGGACAGTGGATTTTCAATG ATGATGACATCGGTTTGCCTCAACCGTTCTACCCCCCTGTTCCTCCCATCCCACCTACACCCCCTGTGGTCAGTCCAG CCGTGAAGTGGCTCCAGTGCACTTCTTTGTCCATGTGCCCCGCCCCTGTGCAGGTCGCCAACGGCCACAACCTGCCGTACGTGGCTGCAGCCTTCCACAACGGCGCCCTCCTGCCCGGCTATGTGACGGTACATCAGCCCAACATCTGCAACATCTCTTGGGGAGGTGCTGCCCACCAGAAGATGGACTTTTTC CTCTTGAGTAACCCTGGAGGAGCCGACTTCGTGTGGCAGTCAGGGTCCTTCGGCAGCGCCCCCAACGGAGCATTGCAAGGGGGTTACACTGAGACCGGAGAACGCCTCTACATCGGGAGATTCAAGCAAGGGGGCGTTTATGTCGGTGGCAAGGTTAGCATTGAAAAAGAGGATCCAAGGCCTCATAGACGTTCGAGGGTGAAG GTCCACCCTAGCCACAGCGTTTGCTACGCCCCCTTCGGAGGACACGAAGTGAGGAACTCCTCTTACGAAGTTCTCTGCTTCAAGTCGGTTCCTCTGTCTCTGCTAGGGCTTTAG
- the LOC136851499 gene encoding uncharacterized protein isoform X1, with product MPKLLMKTTIVRSKMPNIYTSQNCGNNRSYTFRPIKSPTISFEVKADANVNLCLSPNMGETPHQQFEIFLAGWGGGESALRRNKKDDVHKAKTPGIVSPNLFRGFWISLEPHAIKVGKKGEGAPFLMHSDPFVNFTFSFYGYCTSFGTTGQWIFNDDDIGLPQPFYPPVPPIPPTPPVVSPAVKWLQCTSLSMCPAPVQVANGHNLPYVAAAFHNGALLPGYVTVHQPNICNISWGGAAHQKMDFFLLSNPGGADFVWQSGSFGSAPNGALQGGYTETGERLYIGRFKQGGVYVGGKVSIEKEDPRPHRRSRVKVHPSHSVCYAPFGGHEVRNSSYEVLCFKSVPLSLLGL from the exons ATGCCCA AACTACTGATGAAGACCACCATAGTCCGTTCCAAGATGCCAA ACATCTACACGAGCCAGAACTGCGGGAACAACCGCAGCTACACCTTCCGCCCGATCAAGAGTCCCACCATCTCCTTCGAGGTCAAGGCCGACGCCAATGTCAACCTCTGCCTCTCGCCCAACATGGGCGAGACGCCCCACCAGCAGTTCGAGATCTTCCTGgcagggtggggaggaggggagtcCGCCCTCCGCAGGAACAAGAAGGACGACGTCCACAAGGCGAAGACTCCTGGGATCGTCAGCCCGAACCTCTTCCGAGGATTCTGGATCTCGTTGGAGCCTCACGCCATAAAG GTTGGGAAAAAGGGGGAAGGCGCCCCCTTCCTGATGCACAGTGACCCCTTCGTGAACTTCACCTTCAGTTTTTATGGATACTGCACTTCCTTTGGGACCACAGGACAGTGGATTTTCAATG ATGATGACATCGGTTTGCCTCAACCGTTCTACCCCCCTGTTCCTCCCATCCCACCTACACCCCCTGTGGTCAGTCCAG CCGTGAAGTGGCTCCAGTGCACTTCTTTGTCCATGTGCCCCGCCCCTGTGCAGGTCGCCAACGGCCACAACCTGCCGTACGTGGCTGCAGCCTTCCACAACGGCGCCCTCCTGCCCGGCTATGTGACGGTACATCAGCCCAACATCTGCAACATCTCTTGGGGAGGTGCTGCCCACCAGAAGATGGACTTTTTC CTCTTGAGTAACCCTGGAGGAGCCGACTTCGTGTGGCAGTCAGGGTCCTTCGGCAGCGCCCCCAACGGAGCATTGCAAGGGGGTTACACTGAGACCGGAGAACGCCTCTACATCGGGAGATTCAAGCAAGGGGGCGTTTATGTCGGTGGCAAGGTTAGCATTGAAAAAGAGGATCCAAGGCCTCATAGACGTTCGAGGGTGAAG GTCCACCCTAGCCACAGCGTTTGCTACGCCCCCTTCGGAGGACACGAAGTGAGGAACTCCTCTTACGAAGTTCTCTGCTTCAAGTCGGTTCCTCTGTCTCTGCTAGGGCTTTAG